The Chroicocephalus ridibundus chromosome 2, bChrRid1.1, whole genome shotgun sequence genome includes a region encoding these proteins:
- the TMEM108 gene encoding transmembrane protein 108 isoform X1 gives MKRSLQVLYCQLFSVLLILALTEELVFSVQVLSPTVSSSQGFPMDTTTITAMGTTPRHKDRHAAEPLPTSARTVPHPVSLAEKAPSTGQKQASGPRIGEKETYHLYNQSALHSGQTRPKGKIFQVFKGNFTESSETYLKTTLHSPFPTLRSPFTDHPFQSQTAASSDPNGTGLARTTHSDPSPHRNASGSLREAERGDGAELVVQEADFATTTAGPSTDPEAVSVPFKPTRYGVWDMLSKNNSWVTLNLSTNVPLFAGPGSATAAAGHSVQTSFDIGVSSPAAGDPEGPAPTQRGAVTNATLLGSALSSAPATRLSSSMSTAGSTATGNFLNRLVPAGTWKPGVQGNISHVTEGDKPQHRATICLSKMDIAWIILAISVPISSCSVLLTVCCMRRKKKTSNPENNLSYWNNAITMDYFNRHAVELPREIQSLETSEDHLSEPRSPANGDYRDSGMVLVNPFCQETLFVGHEQVSEI, from the exons GTGTTCTACTGATCTTGGCACTGACAGAAGAGCTGGTGTTTTCTGTTCAGGTACTGTCTCCCACTGTCTCCTCCTCTCAGGGCTTCCCGATGGACACTACCACTATCACGGCCATGGGAACAACACCTCGCCACAAAGACCGCCACGCGGCAGAGCCCCTTCCCACGTCCGCTCGCACTGTTCCCCATCCCGTCAGCCTGGCGGAGAAAGCCCCTTCCACCGGGCAAAAGCAAGCGAGCGGCCCTCGCATCGGCGAAAAGGAAACGTATCATTTATACAACCAGAGTGCTTTGCACTCCGGACAGACTCGCCCCAAGGGGAAAATATTCCAGGTTTTCAAAGGCAACTTCACAGAGTCCTCGGAGACTTACCTAAAAACGACCCTGCACTCTCCCTTCCCTACCCTGAGGAGCCCTTTCACAGACCACCCATTTCAGTCCCAGACCGCAGCGTCCAGCGATCCGAATGGCACGGGGCTGGCAAGAACTACACACTCAGACCCTTCTCCCCACCGCAACGCCTCGGGAAGCCTTAGGGAAGCAGAGCGAGGGGATGGGGCCGAGCTAGTGGTGCAGGAGGCAGATTTTGCCACCACAACTGCTGGACCATCGACTGATCCTGAAGCAGTGTCGGTGCCTTTTAAACCCACCCGCTACGGCGTATGGGATATGCTGAGCAAAAACAACTCTTGGGTAACCTTGAATCTCAGTACAAACGTCCCTCTGTTTGCTGGCCCTGGatctgcaacagcagcagcaggtcactCGGTTCAGACCAGTTTTGACATCGGTGTCTCCTCCCCGGCAGCGGGAGACCCCGAGGGACCCGCTCCAACGCAGCGCGGCGCGGTGACTAACGCGACCTTGCTGGGCAGCGCTCTCTCCTCAGCGCCCGCCACGAGGTTGTCCAGCTCCATGTCCACAGCTGGCTCCACCGCCACCGGGAACTTCCTCAACAGACTGGTTCCTGCCGGGACCTGGAAACCTGGGGTGCAAGGAAATATCTCCCATGTCACCGAGGGGGACAAACCCCAGCACAGAGCAACCATCTGTCTCAGCAAGATGGACATTGCCTGGATCATTCTGGCCATCAGCGTACCTATATCTTCGTGTT CAGTTCTGCTGACAGTCTGCtgcatgaggaggaagaaaaagacgTCTAACCCAGAAAACAACCTGAGCTATTGGAATAACGCTATTACCATGGACTACTTCAACAGGCATGCTGTAGAGTTACCGAGAGAGATCCAGTCCCTGGAGACTTCAGAG GACCACCTCTCCGAGCCACGCTCCCCCGCCAACGGCGACTACCGCGACAGTGGGATGGTCCTCGTGAACCCCTTCTGTCAAGAAACGCTGTTTGTAGGACACGAGCAAGTCTCTGAAATATGA
- the TMEM108 gene encoding transmembrane protein 108 isoform X3: MIFSGVLLILALTEELVFSVQVLSPTVSSSQGFPMDTTTITAMGTTPRHKDRHAAEPLPTSARTVPHPVSLAEKAPSTGQKQASGPRIGEKETYHLYNQSALHSGQTRPKGKIFQVFKGNFTESSETYLKTTLHSPFPTLRSPFTDHPFQSQTAASSDPNGTGLARTTHSDPSPHRNASGSLREAERGDGAELVVQEADFATTTAGPSTDPEAVSVPFKPTRYGVWDMLSKNNSWVTLNLSTNVPLFAGPGSATAAAGHSVQTSFDIGVSSPAAGDPEGPAPTQRGAVTNATLLGSALSSAPATRLSSSMSTAGSTATGNFLNRLVPAGTWKPGVQGNISHVTEGDKPQHRATICLSKMDIAWIILAISVPISSCSVLLTVCCMRRKKKTSNPENNLSYWNNAITMDYFNRHAVELPREIQSLETSEDHLSEPRSPANGDYRDSGMVLVNPFCQETLFVGHEQVSEI; encoded by the exons GTGTTCTACTGATCTTGGCACTGACAGAAGAGCTGGTGTTTTCTGTTCAGGTACTGTCTCCCACTGTCTCCTCCTCTCAGGGCTTCCCGATGGACACTACCACTATCACGGCCATGGGAACAACACCTCGCCACAAAGACCGCCACGCGGCAGAGCCCCTTCCCACGTCCGCTCGCACTGTTCCCCATCCCGTCAGCCTGGCGGAGAAAGCCCCTTCCACCGGGCAAAAGCAAGCGAGCGGCCCTCGCATCGGCGAAAAGGAAACGTATCATTTATACAACCAGAGTGCTTTGCACTCCGGACAGACTCGCCCCAAGGGGAAAATATTCCAGGTTTTCAAAGGCAACTTCACAGAGTCCTCGGAGACTTACCTAAAAACGACCCTGCACTCTCCCTTCCCTACCCTGAGGAGCCCTTTCACAGACCACCCATTTCAGTCCCAGACCGCAGCGTCCAGCGATCCGAATGGCACGGGGCTGGCAAGAACTACACACTCAGACCCTTCTCCCCACCGCAACGCCTCGGGAAGCCTTAGGGAAGCAGAGCGAGGGGATGGGGCCGAGCTAGTGGTGCAGGAGGCAGATTTTGCCACCACAACTGCTGGACCATCGACTGATCCTGAAGCAGTGTCGGTGCCTTTTAAACCCACCCGCTACGGCGTATGGGATATGCTGAGCAAAAACAACTCTTGGGTAACCTTGAATCTCAGTACAAACGTCCCTCTGTTTGCTGGCCCTGGatctgcaacagcagcagcaggtcactCGGTTCAGACCAGTTTTGACATCGGTGTCTCCTCCCCGGCAGCGGGAGACCCCGAGGGACCCGCTCCAACGCAGCGCGGCGCGGTGACTAACGCGACCTTGCTGGGCAGCGCTCTCTCCTCAGCGCCCGCCACGAGGTTGTCCAGCTCCATGTCCACAGCTGGCTCCACCGCCACCGGGAACTTCCTCAACAGACTGGTTCCTGCCGGGACCTGGAAACCTGGGGTGCAAGGAAATATCTCCCATGTCACCGAGGGGGACAAACCCCAGCACAGAGCAACCATCTGTCTCAGCAAGATGGACATTGCCTGGATCATTCTGGCCATCAGCGTACCTATATCTTCGTGTT CAGTTCTGCTGACAGTCTGCtgcatgaggaggaagaaaaagacgTCTAACCCAGAAAACAACCTGAGCTATTGGAATAACGCTATTACCATGGACTACTTCAACAGGCATGCTGTAGAGTTACCGAGAGAGATCCAGTCCCTGGAGACTTCAGAG GACCACCTCTCCGAGCCACGCTCCCCCGCCAACGGCGACTACCGCGACAGTGGGATGGTCCTCGTGAACCCCTTCTGTCAAGAAACGCTGTTTGTAGGACACGAGCAAGTCTCTGAAATATGA
- the TMEM108 gene encoding transmembrane protein 108 isoform X2, with product MKRSLQVLYCQLFSVLLILALTEELVFSVQVLSPTVSSSQGFPMDTTTITAMGTTPRHKDRHAAEPLPTSARTVPHPVSLAEKAPSTGQKQASGPRIGEKETYHLYNQSALHSGQTRPKGKIFQVFKGNFTESSETYLKTTLHSPFPTLRSPFTDHPFQSQTAASSDPNGTGLARTTHSDPSPHRNASGSLREAERGDGAELVVQEADFATTTAGPSTDPEAVSVPFKPTRYGVWDMLSKNNSWVTLNLSTNVPLFAGPGSATAAAGHSVQTSFDIGVSSPAAGDPEGPAPTQRGAVTNATLLGSALSSAPATRLSSSMSTAGSTATGNFLNRLVPAGTWKPGVQGNISHVTEGDKPQHRATICLSKMDIAWIILAISVPISSCFLLTVCCMRRKKKTSNPENNLSYWNNAITMDYFNRHAVELPREIQSLETSEDHLSEPRSPANGDYRDSGMVLVNPFCQETLFVGHEQVSEI from the exons GTGTTCTACTGATCTTGGCACTGACAGAAGAGCTGGTGTTTTCTGTTCAGGTACTGTCTCCCACTGTCTCCTCCTCTCAGGGCTTCCCGATGGACACTACCACTATCACGGCCATGGGAACAACACCTCGCCACAAAGACCGCCACGCGGCAGAGCCCCTTCCCACGTCCGCTCGCACTGTTCCCCATCCCGTCAGCCTGGCGGAGAAAGCCCCTTCCACCGGGCAAAAGCAAGCGAGCGGCCCTCGCATCGGCGAAAAGGAAACGTATCATTTATACAACCAGAGTGCTTTGCACTCCGGACAGACTCGCCCCAAGGGGAAAATATTCCAGGTTTTCAAAGGCAACTTCACAGAGTCCTCGGAGACTTACCTAAAAACGACCCTGCACTCTCCCTTCCCTACCCTGAGGAGCCCTTTCACAGACCACCCATTTCAGTCCCAGACCGCAGCGTCCAGCGATCCGAATGGCACGGGGCTGGCAAGAACTACACACTCAGACCCTTCTCCCCACCGCAACGCCTCGGGAAGCCTTAGGGAAGCAGAGCGAGGGGATGGGGCCGAGCTAGTGGTGCAGGAGGCAGATTTTGCCACCACAACTGCTGGACCATCGACTGATCCTGAAGCAGTGTCGGTGCCTTTTAAACCCACCCGCTACGGCGTATGGGATATGCTGAGCAAAAACAACTCTTGGGTAACCTTGAATCTCAGTACAAACGTCCCTCTGTTTGCTGGCCCTGGatctgcaacagcagcagcaggtcactCGGTTCAGACCAGTTTTGACATCGGTGTCTCCTCCCCGGCAGCGGGAGACCCCGAGGGACCCGCTCCAACGCAGCGCGGCGCGGTGACTAACGCGACCTTGCTGGGCAGCGCTCTCTCCTCAGCGCCCGCCACGAGGTTGTCCAGCTCCATGTCCACAGCTGGCTCCACCGCCACCGGGAACTTCCTCAACAGACTGGTTCCTGCCGGGACCTGGAAACCTGGGGTGCAAGGAAATATCTCCCATGTCACCGAGGGGGACAAACCCCAGCACAGAGCAACCATCTGTCTCAGCAAGATGGACATTGCCTGGATCATTCTGGCCATCAGCGTACCTATATCTTCGTGTT TTCTGCTGACAGTCTGCtgcatgaggaggaagaaaaagacgTCTAACCCAGAAAACAACCTGAGCTATTGGAATAACGCTATTACCATGGACTACTTCAACAGGCATGCTGTAGAGTTACCGAGAGAGATCCAGTCCCTGGAGACTTCAGAG GACCACCTCTCCGAGCCACGCTCCCCCGCCAACGGCGACTACCGCGACAGTGGGATGGTCCTCGTGAACCCCTTCTGTCAAGAAACGCTGTTTGTAGGACACGAGCAAGTCTCTGAAATATGA